Proteins encoded by one window of Syntrophorhabdaceae bacterium:
- a CDS encoding VOC family protein, translated as MKIEKIDHICFAVKDLEETKRVYRDDFGLIPSCEYTADSEKIKVSRYYIGEVAVEFMESTSPDGDVAKFIDRRGEGVFLISYKVDDLTKAMGELKDRNVDLIDKKPRELFGTRYAFVHHPNKLHGVLTELLEGDFDISK; from the coding sequence ATGAAGATTGAAAAGATCGACCATATCTGTTTTGCCGTCAAGGACCTCGAGGAGACCAAGAGGGTATACCGGGATGATTTCGGGTTGATCCCGTCATGCGAATACACCGCGGATTCGGAGAAGATCAAGGTATCGCGGTATTATATAGGCGAAGTTGCGGTGGAGTTCATGGAATCAACGTCCCCGGACGGGGATGTTGCAAAATTCATCGATAGGAGGGGAGAGGGTGTTTTCCTCATATCCTACAAGGTCGATGACCTCACGAAGGCGATGGGAGAGTTGAAGGACAGGAACGTCGACCTCATCGATAAGAAGCCACGGGAACTTTTCGGCACACGATATGCTTTCGTGCACCATCCCAACAAGCTTCACGGGGTGCTCACGGAGCTTCTGGAAGGTGACTTCGACATAAGCAAGTGA
- a CDS encoding xanthine dehydrogenase family protein molybdopterin-binding subunit: protein MDGLKFVGQRVPKKDAPLKATGEAVYIQDLKVPGMLYGKILYSRHPHARIVKMDTTKALALPGVKAVLTGADVPGNFKFGFLKDNPPLKSGKVLSTRDEIAAVAAISPEIAEEALDLIEVEYEELPGIFDPLEAMKEGSALVHEEFKSNVLKMPWKFVHGDVEAAKKESAFIAEDSFSTQWVTHCCLGTSGCIASFDVSNNLTMHSNTQIPSLAQNDYLEALKAFGLRNRRVRIIQAVIGGGFGSKLDTYAYEYIAILLALRTRKPVKIVFSREEEFFATSPRQCTITKISQGCDRDGRLTFREMEMVLDNGAYTSWGATTPSVMMVPISSLYKVPNIKYTAKCVYTNNTYSQAFRGYGNPQATFAIESCLDQLALKAGIDPLEIRRINANEPGEVTPQNFRITSCGMKECIEEVNKRLDWKGKRGKGGDRGVGMASLIHVGGAARVYKSDGCGTIIKVDDNGKVDVITGSSEIGQGSDTVIAQIVAEVLGVSMDDINVINNDTDVCPWDVGVHASRTTFVAGNSALGAANKIRAQIMEIAAKNLGEVPEALEMKDGVIFSTKDTEKSIPLGKVLRKAHYALGGRMLVAEHFYDPPNENFDQTFRGNLSVAYAYGAHGVEVEVDRQTGQVKILNYIAAHDVGKAINPMLLEGQIYGGGLQGIGYTLGERMIFAGGHLKNGNFLDYKIPTVRDVPPVQAVIVESDEHDGPFGAKGIGEPGLVPTAPAIANAIYDAVGVRIKDLPITPEKILKALKEKAQKDT from the coding sequence ATGGACGGCCTGAAATTTGTTGGACAAAGGGTACCCAAGAAGGACGCTCCTCTCAAGGCCACGGGAGAAGCCGTTTATATACAGGACCTGAAGGTACCGGGTATGCTCTATGGCAAGATCCTTTACAGCAGGCATCCCCACGCAAGGATAGTGAAGATGGATACAACAAAGGCGCTGGCACTTCCGGGGGTAAAGGCGGTGCTTACGGGCGCCGATGTTCCGGGTAATTTCAAGTTTGGATTCCTGAAGGACAATCCTCCCCTCAAGTCAGGCAAGGTTTTGTCGACGAGGGACGAGATCGCGGCCGTGGCCGCCATAAGTCCCGAGATCGCTGAAGAGGCCCTGGACCTCATCGAAGTAGAATATGAGGAGTTGCCGGGCATCTTCGACCCGCTGGAGGCCATGAAGGAAGGATCGGCTCTTGTCCATGAGGAATTCAAGTCCAACGTGCTTAAGATGCCGTGGAAATTCGTACACGGTGACGTGGAGGCCGCAAAGAAGGAGTCGGCCTTTATCGCCGAGGACAGTTTCAGCACCCAGTGGGTAACACACTGTTGTCTTGGCACGAGCGGGTGCATAGCATCCTTCGACGTGAGCAATAATCTGACCATGCACAGCAACACTCAGATACCTTCGCTCGCCCAGAACGATTATCTGGAGGCCTTGAAGGCATTCGGTCTCAGGAACCGGCGGGTAAGGATCATACAGGCCGTGATCGGCGGCGGTTTCGGAAGCAAGCTCGACACCTACGCGTATGAGTATATCGCCATCCTTCTTGCTCTCAGGACGAGAAAGCCCGTGAAGATCGTTTTCTCGCGGGAGGAAGAGTTCTTCGCCACCTCTCCCCGGCAGTGCACGATCACGAAGATATCCCAGGGTTGCGACAGGGATGGCCGGCTGACCTTCAGGGAGATGGAGATGGTCCTCGACAACGGCGCCTATACGTCCTGGGGGGCGACGACACCTTCCGTCATGATGGTACCCATTTCGTCGCTCTACAAGGTCCCCAACATCAAGTACACTGCAAAATGCGTCTATACGAACAATACCTACAGTCAGGCATTCAGGGGATACGGGAACCCGCAGGCAACCTTTGCCATAGAGTCCTGTCTTGACCAGCTGGCGCTGAAGGCGGGCATAGACCCTCTAGAGATCCGCAGGATCAACGCGAATGAGCCGGGCGAGGTAACCCCTCAGAACTTCAGGATCACGTCCTGCGGGATGAAAGAGTGTATAGAGGAGGTCAATAAAAGGCTCGACTGGAAGGGCAAGAGAGGAAAAGGCGGCGACAGGGGAGTCGGCATGGCATCCCTTATCCATGTGGGAGGCGCCGCCAGGGTGTACAAGTCCGATGGGTGCGGGACCATCATCAAGGTCGACGACAACGGCAAGGTCGATGTCATAACGGGGTCCTCCGAGATCGGACAGGGCTCCGATACCGTCATCGCCCAGATAGTGGCCGAGGTGCTCGGAGTGAGCATGGACGATATCAACGTCATTAATAACGATACCGATGTTTGTCCATGGGATGTCGGGGTCCATGCGAGCAGGACCACTTTCGTCGCCGGAAATTCGGCCCTCGGCGCCGCCAATAAAATCAGGGCCCAGATCATGGAGATCGCGGCGAAGAACCTCGGCGAGGTGCCGGAAGCATTGGAGATGAAGGACGGAGTGATCTTTTCGACGAAGGATACGGAAAAGAGCATTCCCCTCGGCAAGGTGCTGCGCAAGGCGCACTACGCACTGGGGGGCAGGATGCTCGTGGCGGAGCATTTCTACGATCCTCCCAACGAGAACTTCGACCAGACCTTCAGGGGCAACCTTTCCGTGGCGTATGCCTACGGCGCCCATGGCGTGGAGGTTGAGGTGGACAGACAGACGGGGCAGGTGAAGATCCTCAACTACATCGCGGCGCACGATGTCGGCAAGGCGATCAACCCCATGCTGCTGGAAGGCCAGATCTACGGAGGAGGGCTTCAAGGGATCGGGTATACGCTCGGCGAGAGAATGATCTTCGCCGGGGGCCATCTTAAGAACGGCAATTTTCTTGACTACAAGATACCGACGGTTCGTGACGTGCCGCCGGTACAGGCCGTCATAGTGGAATCCGATGAACATGATGGTCCCTTCGGAGCGAAAGGTATCGGTGAGCCGGGGCTCGTTCCCACGGCTCCGGCAATCGCCAACGCTATCTACGATGCAGTCGGGGTCAGAATCAAGGATCTTCCCATCACGCCGGAAAAAATTCTGAAAGCTCTGAAGGAAAAAGCGCAAAAGGACACTTAG
- a CDS encoding (2Fe-2S)-binding protein, giving the protein MRKEITFTLNNEKIVVEADPKWTLLYLLREVLEMTGTKEGCGYGECGACTVIIDGKAVNSCLYPVMEAEGRTIATIEGLMTRDGELHPLQKAFVDEGAVQCGFCIPGMIMSSKALLDEKGEPTEEDIKESIEGNLCRCTGYVKIIDAIKSVADGR; this is encoded by the coding sequence ATGAGAAAAGAGATCACCTTCACATTGAACAATGAAAAGATAGTCGTTGAAGCAGACCCTAAATGGACGCTCCTGTACCTGCTCCGGGAGGTCCTCGAGATGACAGGGACGAAGGAAGGGTGTGGCTACGGAGAGTGCGGGGCCTGTACCGTCATCATCGACGGCAAGGCGGTCAACTCGTGCCTCTATCCGGTCATGGAGGCAGAGGGCAGAACGATAGCGACCATAGAAGGCCTCATGACCAGAGACGGCGAACTCCATCCTCTCCAGAAGGCCTTTGTTGATGAAGGCGCAGTGCAGTGCGGGTTTTGTATCCCCGGGATGATAATGTCCTCGAAGGCGCTTCTCGATGAGAAGGGAGAGCCGACGGAAGAGGATATCAAAGAAAGTATCGAGGGTAATCTCTGCAGATGCACCGGCTATGTCAAGATCATTGATGCCATAAAGTCCGTTGCGGATGGGAGGTGA
- a CDS encoding xanthine dehydrogenase family protein subunit M: MGSYEYYRPATIDEAMALMEGSGGKGVYIAGGTDVMVLIRQKKLAPGCLISLRNIGDLAYVNTEGGLNIGCAVTHNAIAKNAHIQRNYSALTDAAKKVGSLQIRNVATVGGNICNAAPSADTACPLLVLDAKVIIAGREGERTLPLDEFFLGPNKVSLDRGEILKGFAIPFFGEKTGSAYIKHTRRQAMDLPMLGVAVRVTIRIDGNEVGCRDALCTIDSISNVLKRFEDEGLVCEDVRIAMGVVAPRPMRAKRAEEALKGKVISEDLFKEIGEIAASEAQPRDSIRGEAWYRRDMVKVLTERAILRAVDRVIRPDDTIWPERLW, encoded by the coding sequence ATGGGGAGCTACGAGTATTACAGGCCCGCGACCATCGATGAGGCCATGGCCTTGATGGAGGGATCCGGCGGCAAGGGTGTCTACATCGCCGGAGGTACGGACGTGATGGTGCTCATCCGGCAGAAGAAACTTGCCCCGGGGTGTCTCATTTCCTTGCGGAACATAGGCGATCTCGCCTATGTGAACACCGAAGGCGGTTTGAATATAGGATGCGCCGTCACACACAATGCGATCGCGAAGAACGCCCATATTCAAAGAAACTACAGTGCGCTCACCGACGCTGCGAAGAAGGTGGGTTCCCTGCAGATCCGCAACGTCGCCACAGTGGGGGGCAACATCTGCAATGCGGCGCCGTCTGCGGATACGGCCTGCCCGCTCCTTGTCCTTGACGCGAAGGTGATCATAGCGGGAAGAGAGGGAGAACGAACGCTGCCCCTTGACGAGTTTTTTCTTGGGCCGAACAAGGTGTCCCTTGACAGGGGGGAGATCTTAAAGGGCTTTGCCATACCTTTCTTTGGCGAGAAGACCGGCTCGGCCTACATCAAACATACCAGGCGCCAGGCGATGGACCTGCCCATGCTGGGAGTGGCCGTGCGGGTGACCATCAGGATAGACGGCAATGAGGTGGGCTGCAGGGACGCCTTGTGCACCATCGACAGCATCTCCAATGTCCTGAAGCGATTCGAGGACGAAGGGCTTGTCTGTGAGGACGTGCGGATAGCCATGGGGGTTGTTGCCCCGAGGCCGATGAGGGCGAAGAGAGCTGAAGAGGCACTCAAAGGCAAGGTCATTTCGGAAGATCTCTTCAAGGAGATCGGCGAGATAGCCGCATCGGAAGCACAGCCCAGGGACAGCATACGCGGCGAGGCATGGTACCGCCGGGACATGGTGAAGGTCCTGACGGAGCGTGCCATTCTCAGGGCAGTCGATCGTGTCATCAGGCCCGATGACACGATATGGCCAGAACGGCTCTGGTAA
- a CDS encoding phenylacetate--CoA ligase, giving the protein MERPFDSKVRSEKELKVLQLDGLKWTVEHAYNGSTHYRRTLDEAGVRPDDIKSLGDIHKLPFSTSKDLQEGYPFPLRSVPFDKVVRIHASSGTTGKRKVLCYTAKDIDDWANMFARCYSYADCTPEDRIQIAVGYGVWTAGWGFQNGCERFGAMSIPIGPGNTDMQCQFLQDFGTTAMTCTASMGLLMAELIEERGLKGKIPLRKMIFGSERASDAMRMRISELSGVAYDQLFDIPGMTELYGPGTGLDCRYHTGIHYWADYYILEILDPETLKPVPEGEVGEMVVTTLRKEGAPLIRYRTRDLTRIMPGRCPCGSLMPRHDRILGRSDDMFIFRAVNIYPSHIDQILSNVKDVGSEYQILLYRKDKGGKDHMTIKVERAQGMEKSHDADKHIRKTIEKEVKKQVLVSCDVEVEDYGSLPRSERKTKRVYDNRDS; this is encoded by the coding sequence ATGGAGCGGCCATTCGATTCAAAAGTGAGATCTGAAAAGGAGCTGAAAGTTCTCCAACTCGACGGACTTAAATGGACCGTCGAACATGCATACAACGGTTCTACACATTACCGGAGGACACTTGACGAGGCAGGGGTAAGACCGGACGATATCAAGTCCCTTGGGGATATTCACAAACTGCCCTTTTCAACGAGCAAAGACCTTCAGGAAGGATACCCCTTCCCTTTGAGGAGCGTCCCCTTTGACAAGGTCGTCCGCATACATGCGTCGAGCGGAACGACGGGGAAGCGAAAAGTGCTTTGTTACACCGCGAAGGACATCGACGACTGGGCCAATATGTTCGCCCGGTGTTACTCATACGCAGACTGCACGCCCGAGGACAGGATCCAGATAGCCGTGGGATATGGCGTCTGGACGGCGGGGTGGGGTTTCCAGAATGGATGCGAGCGTTTCGGGGCGATGTCGATACCCATCGGTCCCGGAAACACGGACATGCAGTGCCAGTTCCTGCAGGACTTCGGGACAACGGCCATGACGTGCACCGCTTCCATGGGCCTTCTCATGGCGGAACTCATCGAGGAAAGGGGTCTGAAGGGAAAGATCCCCTTGAGAAAAATGATCTTCGGTTCCGAGCGGGCAAGCGATGCCATGCGCATGAGGATATCGGAGCTTTCCGGGGTTGCCTACGACCAGCTATTCGATATCCCTGGTATGACGGAACTCTACGGTCCCGGGACGGGTCTCGATTGCCGCTACCATACAGGCATCCACTACTGGGCCGATTATTACATACTGGAGATATTGGATCCTGAAACGCTCAAGCCCGTACCCGAGGGCGAGGTGGGCGAGATGGTGGTGACCACGCTTCGCAAGGAGGGGGCTCCCCTCATCCGCTATCGCACGAGGGACTTGACGAGGATCATGCCGGGGAGATGTCCCTGCGGGAGTCTCATGCCGCGCCACGACAGGATACTGGGGCGCAGCGACGACATGTTCATCTTCAGGGCGGTGAATATCTATCCCAGCCATATCGATCAGATACTGTCCAACGTCAAGGATGTTGGCAGCGAATACCAGATCCTGCTCTACAGGAAGGACAAGGGCGGCAAGGACCACATGACCATTAAGGTGGAGAGGGCCCAGGGGATGGAAAAATCCCATGACGCCGACAAGCACATCAGGAAGACCATAGAAAAAGAGGTCAAGAAGCAGGTGCTTGTGAGCTGCGATGTGGAGGTGGAGGATTACGGGTCCCTTCCACGGTCCGAGCGCAAGACAAAAAGGGTTTATGACAACCGGGATTCATAA
- a CDS encoding hydantoinase B/oxoprolinase family protein: MARTFDPITLEILWRRLISIVDEADGSVARTAFSSLLRDAHDYTCMFTDRFGRELAQGSFATPGQSGAMALGIKNLVNKYPLDYYNSGDAFITNDPWALAGHLNDVCVMSPIFYKDRLVAFTACVFHHSDIGGRVASDNHDVFEEGLFIPLVKLYDKGVLNESVLDLIRWNVRTPDEVIGDIRSQIAANHVCGEKICQMLKESDLEDLEDLADQIIGITEKSMREEIEKIPDGVYSTQGIIEQMKGNDDIIIEAKVEIKGSDIIVDLEGSSGQVNWGGNVVYNFTYAYVFMAIKSMFAPDIPNNDGCARPIALTAPEGTVINCKFPAAVAARMGVGHFLTEVIYRALSNVLPDKVIAASGGTPAAMNVFYGKRKDARPWHSVIIRGGGMGAGAGNDGNYVYIFPANGANTPVEIFESDTPLIVERREILPDSGGIGKMKGGLGKREVFRVPDDEYAPIPPVNLGIQAGRYTYPAEGLFGGKPGARAQFLVNGVPGNSYGLTQLKPGDVVIIDAPGGGGYGNSIDRDPEMVLRDVLEGYVSLDSARSNYKVAVDPKTLEIDQEETRKLRQ, encoded by the coding sequence ATGGCGCGCACGTTTGATCCGATAACACTGGAGATCCTGTGGAGAAGGCTTATTTCCATCGTTGATGAAGCGGACGGCAGCGTCGCCCGAACCGCTTTTTCAAGTCTTCTTCGGGACGCACATGACTACACCTGCATGTTCACGGACCGCTTCGGCCGGGAACTTGCGCAAGGTTCGTTTGCTACGCCGGGGCAGTCGGGAGCGATGGCCCTTGGCATAAAAAACCTTGTCAACAAATATCCCCTCGACTATTATAATTCCGGAGATGCTTTTATCACCAACGATCCCTGGGCCCTCGCCGGGCATCTCAACGATGTGTGCGTGATGAGCCCCATATTCTACAAGGACCGGCTGGTGGCCTTTACCGCCTGCGTTTTCCATCATTCCGACATCGGCGGAAGAGTTGCGTCCGATAACCATGATGTCTTTGAGGAGGGGCTTTTCATCCCCCTCGTCAAGCTCTACGACAAGGGCGTGCTCAACGAGTCCGTTCTTGACCTGATCCGCTGGAACGTGAGGACGCCGGATGAGGTGATCGGTGATATCCGCTCGCAGATAGCGGCGAACCATGTATGCGGCGAAAAGATATGCCAGATGCTCAAGGAGAGCGATCTCGAGGACCTCGAGGACCTCGCCGACCAGATCATCGGAATCACCGAGAAGAGCATGAGGGAGGAGATAGAAAAGATCCCCGACGGAGTGTACAGTACGCAGGGCATCATCGAACAGATGAAGGGGAACGACGATATCATCATCGAGGCGAAGGTGGAGATAAAGGGAAGTGATATCATCGTCGACCTCGAAGGTTCATCGGGGCAGGTCAACTGGGGCGGCAACGTGGTCTACAATTTTACCTATGCCTATGTATTCATGGCGATAAAGAGCATGTTTGCCCCAGACATCCCCAACAACGACGGGTGTGCGAGGCCGATCGCTCTGACCGCTCCCGAGGGTACCGTGATCAACTGCAAGTTCCCGGCGGCCGTGGCGGCGCGCATGGGGGTGGGCCATTTCCTCACGGAGGTCATCTACCGCGCCCTGTCGAACGTCCTGCCCGACAAGGTGATAGCCGCGTCGGGCGGCACACCGGCGGCGATGAATGTTTTTTACGGGAAGAGAAAGGACGCAAGACCGTGGCACAGCGTTATCATAAGGGGCGGCGGCATGGGTGCGGGAGCGGGCAATGACGGTAACTACGTTTATATTTTTCCTGCCAACGGTGCAAATACTCCGGTGGAGATCTTCGAGAGCGATACACCGCTTATCGTGGAGAGGAGGGAGATCCTCCCCGATTCCGGCGGCATCGGCAAGATGAAGGGCGGTCTTGGAAAACGGGAGGTGTTCAGGGTGCCCGATGATGAATATGCTCCGATCCCACCGGTCAACCTGGGCATCCAGGCGGGCCGCTATACATATCCCGCGGAAGGTCTTTTCGGGGGCAAACCCGGAGCCAGGGCGCAGTTCCTTGTAAACGGCGTGCCGGGTAATTCCTATGGGTTGACACAACTCAAGCCAGGCGACGTGGTTATCATAGACGCTCCGGGAGGCGGCGGCTACGGCAATTCCATCGACCGCGACCCCGAGATGGTTCTGAGAGACGTCCTTGAGGGATATGTAAGTCTTGACAGTGCAAGATCGAACTACAAAGTGGCGGTCGATCCGAAGACCCTCGAGATCGATCAGGAAGAGACAAGGAAGCTGAGACAGTGA
- a CDS encoding hydantoinase/oxoprolinase family protein, with the protein MQDRYYRLGCDIGGTFTDFVLLDDQTGEIKTGKCLTTPRDPSDAVEEGIRGLEKTTPGFMGKLDELIHGTTLVINSIIERKGARTGLITTKGFRDILEIGREIRYAPYDIFSEFPQPLIPRRFRIEVDERIRSDGTVLKALDPEDARRTVRALVEMGVESIAVCLLNSFENPAHERMIEDIIHKEAPGVSTSISYHVLPQIKEYERTSTTVTNAYVKPLTGRYLSKLSGRLRSIGFTGKLFIMLSSGGVTSVETAAEFPVRIIESGPTAAVIAGQYYGKHFNIPEMFCFDMGGTTAKSCLIQKGVAGVVPTFEVGRVQRFMKGSGLTIQVPVVDLMEIGAGGGSIAKVSKLGTLHVGPESSGADPGPICYGRGGQDPCVTDADLLLGYLDENYFLGGTMKLDKEGARRGVEEKIAKPLGVSFIQAVWGIHDLINETMAAAAKTHIAEKGGNPKIVTISAFGGAGPVHAYGLAKKLGAPRMLIPPNAGVGSAMGFFTAPRAFDLLRSHKVSLADVSFADMEEIFRGLERDAGNILRKEATGDTIRFDRSLDMRFVGQGSEMNISVPDGNFAAVTRAQVRKLFDDAYEKLYGRTYPDSEVEFINFKVRASLPEKLLQLPKLDGKGRTMDMAVKGQRLAYSPISKDFIPFTVYDRYSLFPSAQFPGPAIIEEKESTLIVGEGAHVSVDDFGFLWVDLKEVR; encoded by the coding sequence ATGCAAGACAGGTATTACCGGCTGGGTTGCGATATCGGGGGCACGTTCACTGATTTTGTCCTGCTCGATGACCAAACGGGAGAGATAAAGACGGGGAAGTGCCTGACGACGCCCCGGGACCCATCGGATGCCGTGGAGGAGGGGATACGGGGGCTCGAGAAGACGACTCCGGGTTTCATGGGGAAACTGGACGAACTGATACACGGGACGACGCTGGTCATCAATTCCATAATCGAGAGGAAGGGAGCGAGAACGGGCCTTATCACCACGAAAGGCTTCAGGGACATACTGGAGATCGGCCGGGAGATCCGCTACGCCCCCTATGATATATTCTCGGAGTTTCCTCAACCGCTCATTCCGAGGAGATTCCGCATAGAGGTGGATGAAAGAATACGAAGCGACGGGACCGTCCTGAAGGCGCTGGATCCCGAAGATGCCCGAAGGACGGTGCGGGCGCTTGTTGAAATGGGTGTCGAATCCATTGCCGTATGTCTTCTCAATTCCTTCGAGAACCCGGCTCACGAACGGATGATCGAGGACATCATCCACAAGGAGGCGCCGGGGGTTTCAACGTCGATCTCCTATCATGTCCTCCCTCAGATAAAGGAGTATGAAAGAACGAGCACCACAGTGACGAACGCTTACGTAAAGCCTCTCACCGGGCGATACCTATCCAAACTTTCGGGACGGCTCCGGTCCATAGGTTTTACAGGCAAGCTCTTCATAATGCTATCGAGCGGAGGGGTCACCTCCGTCGAAACCGCCGCCGAATTCCCCGTGCGCATCATCGAATCGGGGCCGACCGCCGCCGTCATAGCGGGGCAGTATTACGGGAAACATTTCAACATTCCCGAGATGTTCTGCTTTGACATGGGCGGTACGACCGCCAAGTCGTGTCTTATCCAGAAAGGTGTTGCCGGTGTGGTGCCAACCTTCGAAGTCGGTCGGGTCCAGAGGTTCATGAAGGGGAGCGGGCTTACCATCCAGGTCCCCGTCGTCGATCTCATGGAGATAGGCGCCGGAGGGGGCAGCATAGCGAAGGTGAGCAAGCTTGGAACACTCCATGTGGGGCCGGAGAGCTCGGGCGCGGACCCCGGGCCCATCTGCTACGGCCGGGGAGGCCAGGACCCCTGTGTAACCGATGCAGACCTCCTTCTGGGTTATCTTGACGAGAACTACTTTCTCGGCGGGACGATGAAACTCGACAAGGAGGGCGCGCGCCGCGGGGTCGAGGAGAAGATAGCGAAACCGCTTGGCGTTTCCTTCATCCAGGCCGTCTGGGGAATCCACGATCTTATCAACGAAACGATGGCGGCCGCCGCAAAGACGCACATAGCGGAAAAAGGAGGCAACCCAAAGATCGTCACGATCTCCGCCTTCGGCGGGGCCGGACCGGTCCATGCCTACGGCCTTGCGAAGAAACTGGGGGCGCCCCGAATGCTCATTCCCCCCAATGCGGGTGTCGGGTCGGCGATGGGTTTCTTTACGGCTCCGCGGGCCTTTGACCTCCTGAGAAGCCACAAGGTGTCCCTCGCAGACGTGTCTTTCGCCGATATGGAGGAGATCTTCAGGGGACTCGAAAGGGACGCCGGGAACATACTGAGAAAAGAGGCCACCGGGGACACGATCCGCTTCGACAGGTCCCTGGACATGCGTTTCGTCGGCCAGGGCTCGGAGATGAACATTTCCGTGCCCGACGGCAACTTTGCCGCGGTGACGAGGGCGCAGGTGCGGAAACTTTTTGACGACGCTTACGAGAAGCTCTACGGAAGGACATACCCGGACTCTGAAGTGGAGTTCATCAACTTCAAGGTCAGGGCCAGCCTTCCCGAGAAGCTCCTGCAATTGCCAAAACTGGACGGGAAGGGCCGCACCATGGATATGGCTGTCAAGGGACAGCGGCTTGCATATTCGCCGATATCGAAGGATTTCATACCCTTTACGGTCTATGACCGCTACAGTCTTTTCCCGTCGGCACAGTTTCCCGGTCCCGCGATCATCGAAGAAAAGGAATCGACACTCATCGTGGGTGAAGGCGCCCATGTGTCCGTCGACGATTTCGGGTTCCTCTGGGTCGATCTGAAGGAGGTACGCTGA
- a CDS encoding methylmalonyl-CoA mutase family protein, protein MGVAKYTKDEKDRITDVTLQSGIHVKACYGPEDLEQVGFSYEKDLAAPGQYPFTRGIHAEGFRSRAWTTRQYTGFGTPEESNERFKLMISHGQTGLNVAFDLPTQMGYDSDDPMAEGEVGRVGMAIDSLRDFEIAFKDINLEKIGSGLTINAVASIMLAMYQAVAEKYGFDPKRISATPQNDILKEMIGRGSWIFPVEPAVSLIGDTIEYSMNVLPRTNPVSICGYHIRESGATPAQEIGYAILIANAYIDNVLKRGYDVDDFVGHFSFNLNVFGNIWEQVAKFRAARKLWARNLKEKYGVKKDSNMYLRGLFGGGGYGLTKAQPENNIMRGAYYALSAALAGAQTIALCSYDEAYTIPTPHSAILSLRTLQLLMDEIGLRDTVDPLAGSYFIETITKEMEAKIEEEMEKVEKVGGIVRAVATGYVQRLVSRQAYEYEKGLQSGELKKVGLNIHTEGEPMDVELHEYTGESAEKQVAALKQLRRERNDREVQRTLKELETATRAGKNVMPYLVESCKAYATVGEMARVFRDVFGEFQEPALF, encoded by the coding sequence ATGGGAGTAGCGAAATACACAAAGGATGAAAAGGACAGGATCACCGATGTGACCCTGCAGTCGGGTATCCATGTCAAGGCGTGCTACGGCCCCGAAGACCTGGAACAGGTGGGTTTTTCCTACGAGAAGGATCTTGCCGCGCCGGGGCAGTACCCCTTCACCCGCGGCATTCACGCCGAGGGTTTCCGGAGCAGGGCATGGACGACGCGGCAGTATACCGGTTTTGGCACGCCTGAGGAATCGAACGAGCGTTTCAAGCTCATGATATCCCACGGTCAAACGGGGCTCAACGTCGCCTTCGACCTCCCCACGCAGATGGGCTACGACTCCGACGACCCCATGGCCGAGGGTGAAGTGGGCAGAGTTGGCATGGCCATCGATTCTCTCAGGGATTTTGAGATAGCCTTCAAGGACATAAACCTCGAAAAGATCGGCTCCGGCCTGACGATCAATGCCGTCGCCTCCATCATGCTTGCCATGTACCAGGCGGTGGCGGAGAAATACGGATTCGACCCCAAAAGGATATCGGCGACGCCGCAGAACGACATCTTGAAGGAGATGATCGGAAGAGGCTCCTGGATCTTCCCTGTTGAGCCGGCCGTGAGCCTCATAGGAGACACCATCGAGTACTCCATGAACGTTCTGCCCCGGACCAACCCTGTGAGCATATGCGGCTATCATATCCGCGAGTCGGGGGCCACACCCGCCCAGGAGATAGGCTACGCCATCCTCATCGCCAACGCCTATATAGATAACGTCTTGAAGCGCGGATATGACGTCGATGATTTCGTCGGCCACTTCTCCTTCAACCTGAACGTTTTCGGCAACATCTGGGAGCAGGTTGCGAAGTTCAGGGCGGCGAGGAAGCTCTGGGCCAGGAACCTCAAGGAGAAATACGGGGTCAAGAAGGATTCGAACATGTACCTGCGCGGTCTCTTCGGCGGCGGGGGTTACGGTCTCACCAAGGCGCAGCCCGAAAACAATATCATGCGCGGCGCCTATTACGCGCTTTCCGCCGCACTTGCCGGAGCCCAGACCATCGCCCTTTGCAGTTACGATGAGGCATACACGATCCCCACGCCCCACTCGGCGATCCTGTCCCTTCGCACCCTGCAGCTTCTCATGGATGAGATAGGGCTTCGGGATACTGTCGACCCCCTCGCGGGCAGTTATTTCATCGAGACCATCACGAAGGAGATGGAAGCGAAGATAGAAGAGGAGATGGAGAAGGTCGAAAAGGTCGGCGGCATTGTACGGGCCGTTGCCACAGGATATGTGCAGCGCCTTGTCTCCCGGCAGGCCTATGAGTATGAGAAGGGCCTGCAGTCGGGCGAGCTGAAAAAGGTGGGACTTAACATTCACACCGAAGGCGAGCCCATGGACGTGGAGCTCCATGAGTACACCGGGGAATCCGCCGAAAAACAGGTGGCGGCCCTCAAGCAGCTCCGTCGGGAGCGGAATGATCGGGAAGTGCAGCGGACACTCAAGGAACTTGAGACGGCAACAAGAGCTGGAAAGAACGTGATGCCCTATCTCGTGGAGTCGTGCAAAGCCTATGCGACGGTGGGTGAGATGGCCAGGGTCTTCAGGGATGTCTTCGGGGAGTTCCAGGAGCCGGCGCTTTTTTAG